The Longimicrobiales bacterium nucleotide sequence CAGCCTGGCCACCCGCTTCCATCCATTTCACGAGCTGCTCGGCGTGGATGAAGTGCGGGTACTGATCCGTGCGGTACCACTGCGTGCTTTTCCACTTGTCCAGCTCGTCGTGCGGCGTGAACCGCTTCAGCCGTTCGATCTCGTCCATTTCCGTGTGCGTCAGGTAATACTGCCGGCCAGACGGCCCGCCGTAGGCCACGATGAAGGTAGGCGTATAGACCATCTGGCTCGCTGCGCCGAGTTGGACCACATCGTCGAAGAATGGGCTGATGGGGAGGGAGTGCTCCAGCCCGGCATACCCGTCCTGCGCGAGCGTCATGTTCATCGTGAAGTTCGAACCACCTTCCGTGGTCGGCGTGAGGCCAAGCTCGTTCGCCGCCATGATCACCCACTGTCTGACCTTCCGATCACCCGCCAGATATTGCTTGATGGTCTGGGTGTTGAAGTGGTCCGAATACCGCCGGAGCGCGTTGCGAGCGTCGTCGAGGCTCTTGATCTGATCGGCTCCGAAGATGCCTGGCCCGGTCGAATAGAGACGTGGCCCAATCAGCTCGCCGGTCTCCATGAGGTCACTGTAGGTGACGATATCTTCCGAGGACGTCTGCGGATCTCGCTGGGTGGTGACCCCGTACGCCAGCTGAGCCAAGAACTGAGACACCTGACCCCGATGCACACCCCACGCGACCCAAGCGTGTGCGTGGATGTCCACGAGACCCGGGTAGATCGTCTTACCTGACATGTCCCGCACGTCGGCCCCGTTGGGAATGTCGACACTGCCGGACGGACCCACCGCCACAATTCGATTGTCCCGTACCACGATGTCGCCGCGCTCGATGATCTCGGCGCCGTTCATGGTGATCAGGCGAGCACCGCTCAGGACGACGGTGCCTTCCGGGCGGTCCTTATCAACCGTGATGTCGACATCGAAGCGGGCCGCTTCGTAGACCGGGCCTTCGTCTTCCTCTTCCTCGTCCTCGTCTTCATCCGCACCGGCTTCCTCCTCCGCCTCGTCTTCGGGCTCGTCGCCGGCTTCGGCTTCAGCCACCGCTTCGGCCCTCGCCACTGCGATCGAATCGGCAATGAGTGCATCCCCGGTCGCGATGTCATACTGAAAGAAGCTTCGCCCGATCGAGTAGTACGCGACCTGCCCGTCTGCACTCCATCCGGCGAAATCACCCCCGATCGTCGTCAACCGGCGCGTCGGCACGGACGACGACCCAGCCACAGAAACGGTTGGTGCCTCGCCGCCCACGGGAGGGACGGTGATCATGAACACGTTCCTGTTCGCCCGGACCAGGGCGCGCTTTCCGTCAGGCGACAACACGACCTCGTCCGGCGCTCCGCCTCCCCCCGGCCCCGCCGAGGGGGCGCTGACCTTCACGACCGTGCGTACATCCGTCCCGTCGAAACGCATGGAGAGCAACCCTTCGCGGCCCGCCCAGGCATAGATCCGGTCGGGATCAGGGCCCGCATGAGGAGCGTTTCGGCCCTGCTGGGTCGCACCACTCGCTACCCAGGTGATGCGGCTGACGTCCCCACCGTCTGCCGGCAACCACACATACTCGAGTTCGGCGTTGGCGCTGTGCCCACCAAAGTCCTCGAGCATTCGCATCCGATGCATCTTCGAGCCACGGACCGCCAAGAGGCGTGCGCCGTCCAGCGTGTAGGCGACTTTGTCGAAGAAGGCGGACATGGTCGTAAGGCGCTCGGGGTCTCCATCACCGTTGGAGCGAACGCGCCAGATGTCGCCACCCACCGAGTCGTTCCACGTCACATAGGCGATGTACTCACCGTCCGGCGACCACACCGGCGCGTGCTCCACATCCATCGCCTCAGTGAGGCGTTCAGCGTTGGTGATGACTGGGAAGCCCTCATCCTGCGTCCCTGCAGCATCCGGCAGGTCAGCCACCCACAAGCGATCCAGAGCAGAGAACACGACGCGGTCGCCGTCAGGAGAAGGCCGGGCACCACGAATCTGCGAAACCGTCAGTTCACGATCGTTGATCGGGTACTCGAACTTCGCCCGCGGTCCGAGCTCTTGCTCGACCCGCGCCGAAAAGGGGATCTCCGATGTTTCTCCCGACGGCACTTCGACCCGCATGATCTTGCCACCGTAGCTCGTAATGAGCGCGCTGCCATCTGGCGTCCAGGCCGAGCCCGGGTATACGTCCCGATCTCGCGTACCGCCGCCCTGAGACTCGTCGCGCTGCACATCCATCACGAGCCAGTTCTCTTCGCCTGTCGCAATATCGCGCAGCTTAAGAACCTCACGCGCGTCGTATCGCGTAGCATAGACCAACCATCGACCGTCGGGGCTCGGCATGGGTCGGAACGCGCCTTCGTGTTCGTGCGTCCGCACGTGCACGCGGCCCGTCTCCCGGTCCAACATCCCGATCTGATACGGCCCAATCTCTCGCGCCGAACTGCGCGGGGTATGGTCCGGGCCGAAGTTCTCCTCGAAGGGCTCTTCGACCAAACCGTCGACCGACGCCCGCAATCCGTTCGGGACAGAACCGCGGACATTGAGCCACACGAAGCGCTCATCGTTGCCGAACGCGGCACCGAAGTGCGCCGCCGGCGCGGGCGCACCGTCCTCGCGATGCCCCGTGACCTGAACACCCGAACCGCCATCACGGTGGTAGAGCCATTGTTGCGTACCCTTCGCCGTCATCACGTATTCGCCGTCGGGCGTCCACACGGGTGACATGTAGTTCTGTCGTTCGCCATCGGTGAGTTGACGGGCGTTCGCCCCATCCGAGTCGGCGATCCATACATTCTCCGATCCATCTCGGTCACTTACGAACACGAGATGCTCGCCACCTGGTGAATACCGAGGCTGCATGTCGTAGCCCTGCCCGCTGGTGATCCGCGTCGCGATCCCTCCGGAAACCGGGAGCGTGTACAAGTCTCCCAGCAGCTCGAACACGATTGTCTCACCATCCCGGGACAGGTCGAGCGAAATCCACGTGCCTTCAGTAGCCGTGAATTCCATGGAGTGAGTCGGAATCAACGGGAGAGAATTCCCGCGCCGAGCCGCACGCGCCGAACTGTCGTTTTGTTCTACCGTCTGGGAGATCGCCACCGTGGGGATCGCGACAAGAGTCGCAAACACGGCCACTACACGAACGAATCGAGACATCGAGCTTCACCATAGGCTGGAGTTGAGGCCCAAGAGTGCGACGGGCGGGACAGATTGGCTACTCCCACCTGCCCGACCCGTCTTCACGCTCACATCGGTCAGTCGCGAC carries:
- a CDS encoding amidohydrolase family protein, whose amino-acid sequence is MSRFVRVVAVFATLVAIPTVAISQTVEQNDSSARAARRGNSLPLIPTHSMEFTATEGTWISLDLSRDGETIVFELLGDLYTLPVSGGIATRITSGQGYDMQPRYSPGGEHLVFVSDRDGSENVWIADSDGANARQLTDGERQNYMSPVWTPDGEYVMTAKGTQQWLYHRDGGSGVQVTGHREDGAPAPAAHFGAAFGNDERFVWLNVRGSVPNGLRASVDGLVEEPFEENFGPDHTPRSSAREIGPYQIGMLDRETGRVHVRTHEHEGAFRPMPSPDGRWLVYATRYDAREVLKLRDIATGEENWLVMDVQRDESQGGGTRDRDVYPGSAWTPDGSALITSYGGKIMRVEVPSGETSEIPFSARVEQELGPRAKFEYPINDRELTVSQIRGARPSPDGDRVVFSALDRLWVADLPDAAGTQDEGFPVITNAERLTEAMDVEHAPVWSPDGEYIAYVTWNDSVGGDIWRVRSNGDGDPERLTTMSAFFDKVAYTLDGARLLAVRGSKMHRMRMLEDFGGHSANAELEYVWLPADGGDVSRITWVASGATQQGRNAPHAGPDPDRIYAWAGREGLLSMRFDGTDVRTVVKVSAPSAGPGGGGAPDEVVLSPDGKRALVRANRNVFMITVPPVGGEAPTVSVAGSSSVPTRRLTTIGGDFAGWSADGQVAYYSIGRSFFQYDIATGDALIADSIAVARAEAVAEAEAGDEPEDEAEEEAGADEDEDEEEEDEGPVYEAARFDVDITVDKDRPEGTVVLSGARLITMNGAEIIERGDIVVRDNRIVAVGPSGSVDIPNGADVRDMSGKTIYPGLVDIHAHAWVAWGVHRGQVSQFLAQLAYGVTTQRDPQTSSEDIVTYSDLMETGELIGPRLYSTGPGIFGADQIKSLDDARNALRRYSDHFNTQTIKQYLAGDRKVRQWVIMAANELGLTPTTEGGSNFTMNMTLAQDGYAGLEHSLPISPFFDDVVQLGAASQMVYTPTFIVAYGGPSGRQYYLTHTEMDEIERLKRFTPHDELDKWKSTQWYRTDQYPHFIHAEQLVKWMEAGGQAGLGSHGEVQGLGTHWELWMMASGGMDPHMALNMATIMSADAIGLAGDIGSIEVGKLADLQILNSNPLDDLQNTTDIEFVMKNGRLYEAATLDEVWPRQQALPTQWWWRVEPGSGN